In Mercurialis annua linkage group LG6, ddMerAnnu1.2, whole genome shotgun sequence, the following are encoded in one genomic region:
- the LOC126687817 gene encoding uncharacterized protein LOC126687817, with product MDPDIQRDKSKYCRFHEGYGHDTDRCWDLKREIEQLIQSGLLKKFVNNRPGDERKGESTEKEEQNKKQKEVAGVVNVIEGGEPYSNNQKKKRNRRGSATVFAIEREVIPEISFGPNDGHHVKGPHNDALVIEAIIRNHLVKRILVDEGSSVNLLTLEAFKEMKGSTTDLRKSSVPLVGLGGAPIRPEGTVSLYVELGNRSEGPVKNMHAHFNVVDLPLAYNNILGRPFLYQSGAVTSIRLLTLKMPTSSGIVVVRGDQEMAKECCLVTTKEDESLTIEAFPGDAVEEEESQGAEPVGVMKELHLTETKMVKVGTDVPEKVAQEITEILKKNVESFTTEPTEIVGIDPKVASHKLNVIPGSVPKVQKKRRFTEERQKIIADEVNILEEADFIREVFYPEWVENVVIVKKANGKYRMCVDFTDLNKACPKDSYPLPNIDQLVDSTACYLLYSFVDAAQGYHQIPMEEKDQEKTSFVTDRGTYCYKVMPFGLKNAGATYQRLVNFMFQDQLGRNVEAYVNDIIVKSLTAEEHAQDLEETFKVLNKFGMKLNPAKCAFGVKAGKFLGYLISQRGIEANPEKIQAVMNMKALQSVRDVQKLNGRVTALGRFISSSAKKCLPFFKQLRNMKKFKWDEDCQVAFEELKSFLTNPPLLSRPVAGENLYLYLSVGRETIASVLVREEEEEQRPIYYISRTLKGAELNYPTIDKLALAVFITTKKLKPYFQGHTVIVRTNQPLRKTLYRPETSGRLVSWSVQLGEHDIRYEPRTTLKAQALADFVAEMTEKPCVSATEELTWNLFVDGASSDQGAGAGVVLLGPHKIAIEYAVHLSFKSTNNVAGTNMFYSFLRQIFLPYANNVAEYEALLTGLEIAIEVKAEKLKIHSDSQLVTSQVLGQFQTKDQNMAKYMARAKEQLKKIEKNGGQWEIILIPREENTRADAIAKVAAVKSQLYVSLRMKEERLTPTVEEQQVLPVAVLDPWMQPIVAYLADGVLPEGRTEAAKLVRISSVYSLIEGALYRTSVIHPWSKCISLEEGSYVLREIHEGECGAHEGAVTLYRKAMLQGFYWPMMKKDAEEMVKKCDKCQKFGSLI from the coding sequence ATGGATCCGGACATCCAGAGAGACAAGAGCAAATACTGTCGCTTCCATGAGGGCTATGGCCACGACACGGACAGATGTTGGGACCTCAAGAGAGAAATAGAGCAGCTAATCCAGTCTGGACTCTTGAAGAAGTTTGTCAACAACAGACCCGGAGACGAAAGAAAAGGGGAGTCAACAGAAAAGGAGGAACAAAACAAGAAGCAGAAAGAGGTCGCAGGCGTAGTAAACGTGATAGAAGGAGGAGAGCCCTACAGCAATaatcagaaaaagaaaaggaacagAAGAGGGTCAGCCACGGTGTTCGCAATTGAAAGAGAAGTAATCCCAGAGATATCGTTCGGACCAAACGATGGACATCATGTGAAGGGACCACACAATGACGCGTTGGTGATAGAAGCCATAATCAGAAATCACCTAGTAAAACGGATACTGGTAGATGAAGGCAGTTCTGTGAACTTATTAACCTTGGAGGCATTCAAAGAGATGAAAGGCTCAACAACAGACCTGCGGAAGTCCTCAGTCCCACTAGTAGGCCTGGGAGGGGCACCAATACGTCCGGAAGGAACAGTAAGTTTATATGTAGAGTTGGGAAATAGAAGTGAAGGGCCAGTCAAAAATATGCATGCTCATTTTAATGTAGTAGACCTTCCACTGGCCTACAACAACATACTGGGCAGACCATTCTTATACCAGTCGGGAGCAGTGACTAGCATCAGGCTGCTGACCTTGAAAATGCCAACGTCATCAGGGATAGTAGTGGTCAGAGGAGACCAGGAGATGGCCAAGGAATGCTGCTTGGTAACAACAAAGGAAGATGAGAGTTTGACTATTGAGGCGTTCCCAGGAGACGCAGTAGAAGAGGAGGAGTCACAAGGAGCAGAACCAGTAGGCGTCATGAAAGAACTTCACCTAACTGAGACCAAGATGGTCAAAGTAGGCACGGATGTACCAGAAAAGGTAGCACAGGAAATAACAGAGATACTGAAAAAGAACGTGGAGTCTTTTACCACTGAACCAACGGAGATCGTGGGAATCGATCCCAAAGTAGCATCGCACAAGCTGAACGTGATCCCAGGGAGCGTACCCAAAGTCCAAAAGAAGAGGAGATTCACTGAGGAGAGGCAGAAGATAATCGCAGACGAAGTAAACATATTGGAGGAAGCAGATTTTATCCGCGAAGTTTTCTACCCTGAATGGGTGGAAAATGTGGTCATAGTAAAGAAGGCAAACGGGAAGTATAGGATGTGCGTCGATTTCACAGACTTGAACAAGGCCTGCCCAAAGGACAGCTACCCGCTCCCCAACATAGACCAGTTAGTGGACTCAACAGCCTGCTATCTCCTATATAGCTTCGTAGACGCAGCGCAAGGGTATCATCAAATACCGATGGAGGAGAAGGATCAAGAGAAAACTTCATTCGTCACAGACCGAGGGACGTACTGTTACAAAGTTATGCCGTTTGGATTAAAGAACGCAGGAGCCACCTATCAACGTCTGGTCAACTTTATGTTCCAAGACCAGCTGGGGAGGAATGTAGAGGCCTACGTGAATGACATAATTGTGAAAAGCCTAACAGCAGAAGAACACGCCCAGGACTTAGAAGAAACCTTCAAAGTCCTGAACAAGTTCGGAATGAAACTCAACCCGGCAAAATGTGCTTTCGGTGTTAAAGCAGGGAAATTCCTAGGCTATCTGATCAGCCAACGAGGAATAGAAGCAAACCCAGAAAAGATCCAAGCAGTGATGAATATGAAGGCCCTCCAAAGTGTGAGGGACGTACAGAAGCTGAATGGCAGAGTCACGGCACTGGGACGTTTCATTTCTTCCTCAGCCAAAAAATGCCTGCCGTTTTTCAAACAACTCCGGAACATGAAGAAATTCAAATGGGATGAGGATTGCCAAGTCGCATTCGAAGAATTGAAGTCATTCTTGACTAACCCGCCCCTACTGAGTAGACCCGTAGCCGGGGAGAACCTGTACCTGTACTTATCGGTAGGGAGAGAGACTATCGCCTCAGTACTAGTACGGGAGGAAGAGGAGGAGCAACGGCCGATATACTACATAAGCAGAACGCTAAAAGGGGCAGAGCTCAATTACCCAACCATAGACAAACTTGCACTTGCCGTCTTCATAACCACCAAAAAGCTCAAACCGTATTTCCAAGGACACACAGTCATAGTGCGCACAAACCAGCCTTTGAGGAAAACACTGTACCGACCTGAGACTTCAGGACGATTGGTCAGTTGGTCAGTACAACTGGGAGAGCACGACATCAGGTACGAACCAAGGACCACCTTGAAAGCCCAGGCACTCGCGGATTTCGTGGCAGAGATGACAGAGAAACCGTGTGTCTCAGCAACCGAGGAGTTGACATGGAACCTATTCGTAGACGGAGCCTCCAGTGACCAAGGAGCCGGAGCAGGCGTAGTCCTATTAGGACCTCACAAAATCGCAATTGAGTATGCAGTACACCTAAGCTTCAAGTCTACCAACAATGTGGCAGGTACAAATATGTTTTATTCATTTCTCAGGCAAATATTTCTGCCATATGCTAACAAtgtagcagaatatgaggccctcttAACAGGACTGGAAATCGCAATTGAAGTAAAGGCGGAAAAGTTAAAAATCCACAGTGATTCCCAACTAGTCACTAGCCAGGTGCTAGGACAATTCCAGACCAAGGACCAGAACATGGCGAAATACATGGCAAGAGCAAAGGAACAACTCAAGAAGATCGAAAAGAacggaggacaatgggaaatcataCTCATCCCCAGAGAAGAGAACACCAGAGCAGATGCAATAGCCAAGGTAGCCGCAGTGAAAAGCCAGCTATACGTATCACTCCGAATGAAGGAGGAGCGGTTAACACCAACAGTAGAGGAGCAGCAGGTGTTACCAGTCGCAGTCCTTGATCCATGGATGCAACCCATAGTGGCATATTTAGCGGACGGAGTCCTACCTGAAGGACGTACCGAAGCGGCTAAGCTAGTTCGAATTTCCTCCGTTTACTCACTAATAGAGGGAGCACTGTACCGGACCTCGGTCATACACCCATGGTCTAAATGCATATCACTGGAAGAAGGAAGCTACGTTCTTCGGGAAATCCATGAAGGAGAATGTGGAGCTCACGAGGGCGCAGTCACTCTATACAGGAAAGCAATGTTACAGGGATTTTATTGGCCCATGATGAAAAAAGACGCTGAAGAAATGGTCAAGAAGTGCGATAAATGCCAGAAATTTGGGTCGCTCATCTGA
- the LOC126687816 gene encoding uncharacterized protein LOC126687816 gives MPGKHNKDAESHSSNKRRGADERNNIDEKIKNAMKKYQKEGKGTEEEREDEDSPLNSEVQSVRFPSRFKLPTFEPFDGTGDPKSHISKFKMIMMLQDVTDPMLCRVFPATLKASAQKWYSCLKAGLISSFSDLASAFKARFRTNIPMQKSSSDLRKCKQGEQETLKNFVERFNKEAVQIENLNHDTVIEAMKMGTKFEELRDKILMKKPTTFQDLMLIAHKYVELDEARRTLTK, from the coding sequence ATGCCAGGGAAGCACAACAAGGACGCAGAAAGCCATTCATCCAACAAGAGGAGGGGAGCGGACGAAAGGAACAACATTGACGAGAAAATTAAGAACGCCATGAAGAAATATCAAAAGGAAGGCAAGGGAACAGAGGAGGAGCGAGAGGACGAAGACTCCCCACTCAACTCAGAGGTACAGTCGGTAAGGTTCCCTTCGAGGTTTAAATTACCAACTTTTGAGCCTTTTGATGGAACAGGGGATCCGAAAAGCCACATCTCGAAGTTCAAGATGATCATGATGCTACAAGATGTGACTGACCCCATGCTCTGTAGAGTGTTCCCTGCGACGTTAAAAGCATCGGCGCAAAAATGGTACTCATGTCTCAAGGCAGGGTTAATAAGTTCTTTCTCCGACTTAGCATCAGCATTCAAAGCAAGGTTCAGAACAAATATCCCCATGCAGAAGAGTTCCAGCGACTTGAGGAAGTGCAAGCAAGGAGAGCAGGAGACCCTCAAAAATTTTGTAGAAAGATTCAACAAGGAAGCAGTGCAAATCGAAAACCTGAACCATGACACAGTCATCGAAGCAATGAAAATGGGAACAAAGTTTGAAGAACTCCGTGACAAGATCCTGATGAAAAAGCCGACCACCTTTCAAGACTTAATGCTGATCGCTCATAAATATGTGGAACTAGACGAAGCCCGAAGAACCCTCACGAAATAA